Genomic segment of Iocasia fonsfrigidae:
TTTATCTTTAAAAAAATTTGTGGAACATAAAAAATTGTTGGACATTAATTCTAATAACTATATGTTTCTGATTATTGGTGCATCTGATGTTTGTATGTATAATAAGGAATTATTAACTAAAATTAAAAAGAAAATTAATAGAATTATTGATCGAATTATTGCTTCTATAGCTCTGCAAGATATGGTGTTTTTATTATTAGATGATGAAATTGCTAGGATAAAAGAGTCCAGAGAATTTAAGGAGCTTATCTTTGAGCTTAAATGTGATTTTAAACTTAACTACCATACTGAGATCATAATTGCTCAAAGTCAGGTATATAATGAGGTAGGGGATATATATCATTCTTATAATCAAGCTAAGTCTGTTTTAATGGATGAAGGAAATAAGATCAAAAAACCATATCAAAGAGAAAAAGTTATTTGTGGTAAAATTATTGACCGGGATCTTGATGCTGCTGTCAAAGAATTTAATAATATCTTTAGTATTTTGATAGAATGCTATGGTAAAAATGCAGGAAACATAAAAAAATACCTAAAAGAATTTATTATTTTGCTTAATAGGGATATTAAAGATTATTTTGGTAGTGACATTGAGTTGTTTAGTACACAGCAAGTAGAAAAAGAGATATTTTCTTTTGAAGACCTTTATGATATTAAGATATATATACAGCATCTAATAAGTAAAGTTGTATCGATTATATTAGAATATCAAAAAGATGGTAAAAATCAAGTTATAGAAACAGTTAAAAACTATATAAAGGAAAATTATAATGAAGACATTAGTTTAAGCGAAATGGCTGAATATACCTCGTTTAGTCGTTATTATTTGAGTAGATTATTCAAAGAGGTTGAGGGTATTAATTT
This window contains:
- a CDS encoding response regulator transcription factor, with protein sequence MIKLMIAEDEYMERKALRYFLDKYYSSEIKIVAEVANGENALSQALIQKVDIILLDIQMPKLDGLKAAELIKEDFADIEIIILTAHSKFEYAKKSIHIGISDYLVKPYLEEDFREVLDKTIEKIRSKKKKKSSQLNLKNKLAELTPLLEQEIILEIIYGTSLSLKKFVEHKKLLDINSNNYMFLIIGASDVCMYNKELLTKIKKKINRIIDRIIASIALQDMVFLLLDDEIARIKESREFKELIFELKCDFKLNYHTEIIIAQSQVYNEVGDIYHSYNQAKSVLMDEGNKIKKPYQREKVICGKIIDRDLDAAVKEFNNIFSILIECYGKNAGNIKKYLKEFIILLNRDIKDYFGSDIELFSTQQVEKEIFSFEDLYDIKIYIQHLISKVVSIILEYQKDGKNQVIETVKNYIKENYNEDISLSEMAEYTSFSRYYLSRLFKEVEGINFKDYLIKVRMEKAKKLLKSGEKIKDIADLIGYSNPNYFSSAFKKYTGISPTKYLKA